The sequence ATCTGatagtagttgtagtagtagcagtagtagtagtagaaaTATAACTTCACCAATATCAAAAAGAAAACCAAGACAACCAATAACAAATTCACCTAAAATTTCACCAatatcttcaaataatattaataaaattcccGCTGATAATGTTGTATCATCAAATCAggcaacaacaactacaacaacaacaacaacaacaacaacaacagcagcatcTACAACAACAGATCAAGATGAAGGTGATGttaaaaatattgtaaataaatttcaactaaataaaccaattacaTCATCAAATTCTACATCTGTCACACCACAAAAACCACCCTTTCCATCAAacaacacaacaacaacaagtaatattaatacgCCAATAAAACCATCGAATGgtttaaagaaatcaaatagTAATACACCTGTACAATTAAAAACTAGTGGTGAtaaaacaccaacaacaacccctcttaaaaatataagtaataataattctgtaatttataataatagtaataatattaataataataataataataatataatagcaccaaaatcaccatcaccaactaCTGgtcaaaaaattataaaaaccaATAGTGGTGGCGTTTTAAAAAGTAGTGGAGGTCTCAGTAGTAAGAGATCACCATCTTCAAAACCTAAACACTCCTCTTCATCAAAAGAACCAAAGGAATCATTATCTGAAAACcttcaaaatatttatagAAATGATTGTACCATTCAATTACcatttttaactttaaacAATATATCTTCTGATTATCTTTTAAGTATTGATTATAgatataatgattttaaatcttcTTTAGATGATTTATGTGCTGATCCAAATGTAAGTTTTCACaaaacatatatatattaaaaaaaaaaaaaaaaaaaaaaaaaaaaatcaaataattaacacaattttaaatcatttctaaaattatatttagttaatatcatcaaaattatcatttagtCCTTATATtggaaatttaattaaatcactTAGTTATCATAAAGATATCCAAGAGAATGAATTAATGACACCAAAAGAATCAGTTCAAAATActaaaattgtaaatgatCTTAGTTCAACtgttaaaactatttttagactttaaaaaaaaaaaaaacaaataataataaaaaaaaaaaataataaaaataataaatcaataataaatagtataataataatatattatattatattaaaaataataaacacaaaaatagtttttatttgatttttttaaatttattttatttagttttaattggtttagttttattaatagttttaactTTATTCATTACATTTGTATATTcgaaatttaataaatcttcaaTCTCTGAAGAATCACGAAGATAAAAGTATTTTCCAATTGGGtgattgataatgattgGGAATAAGTATGGtctaaaaatatattctATAACTCCATACCAAATGAAACCTAAACAAATACCAATAAAAGATCCACAAAATACTTGTTTAGCTGtatgataatataaatgaacTCTAGAGTATGCAACACCAGCTGctaagaaaaataaaaatgtaacaCTAATAATTGGTAAAATCTTTGACCCAAATCtaattcttttctttaaataaaataatgtcATTAATActgcaaaaaaaaacataaattgACTATGACTTGATGGCATTCCATAACTTTGTTTTCTTAAttcctcttttttttaaataaaaaaaaaaaaaaaaaaaaaaaaaaaagattagtttgagatatttaaaaaaaaaaaaaaaaaaaaaaaaaaaaaattctatttatatttttataacttACTCCACATTGTTGGTCTAtgttctttaattgatttttttaaaacataatTTGTACATTcactaaataataaaccaagAAATATTGAAATGGTTCTAACATCTcttctaaataaaattaatgtaaTTACACCAATTGCAATTGCAATTGGAATTAATGTAACATATGCattaaataatccaaatggATCATCATGTTGATAATGAACTGTTgttaattcaacaaatgtTAATGCTGTGTAAACTTCTTGTTCCATCTTTTTATCTTTTGCTTGAAACAATGCCAATAtatcaatgaaaaaaaaaaaaaaaaaaatttttaatcaaaaaaaaaaaaaaaaaaaaaagaaaatttttagtcaaaaaaaaaaaaaagtaatcgttttttccattttgtttataattttttttttttttaaaaaaatgatttaattttatttatttttaatatggaTTTAGTATAGATAAATAGAGCACTCAAAAAtacttaaaaaatatattgattagggaataaaattgtttttttttttttaaaaaaacaaaatggaaataaatttaaaaacaagattttattagattagaaattaataataattggttttttcttttgtttacttttttattttaattttaattttattttctattttttttattttatttttttaaatatgttgtttaaatttaattattttattatttaaacaattttctattttttttttttttttttttttttttttttttaaatttttttttttttttttttaaaaaaaaagtaatggAGAGTAGAATTATTGAAATAGACCCAAATTGtgttaatgaatttgaaaaactcaaaaaaaaatataaaatagaatcaatttttttaaaattaaatgataattttaatttattatatgttGAAAAAACTTTATCTAAAATATCTCAAGATGATTTTTTAGAATCAATACCAGTTGATCAACCAAGATTaatcatttataaaaaatactcaaataataaaataatattcattaGATGGATTCCCGAAATTGTTCAAGATACAATCGAATATTCTTATAGTAACGCTTCAACAGCAATACTTGAACTTTTAATTGGTATAAATGAATATATGGAagtaaaagatttaattcaactttcaaatttataaaaaagaaaaaaaaaattaattattaaaaaataaatattttaatagaaaatattttttttcaagtttggaaaatcaatcaaataaattaaatcctTTGaattccaaaataaaaatgaaaattaaaaataaaaaaaaaattttcttttttttttttttttttcaatttttttttttttttttttttcacaaatcATTGtcgaattttcatttttaattgttgtgataaatttatatttaaataatgtcaAACAATTTATTTGGTACAGGTtcatcaacttcatcatcattatttggtTCAACACCTTCAGCAGGTGGAttatttggtggtggtagttcaACAACACCAGCAACAGGCGGTGGTGGTTTATTTGGAGGTGCCTCAACAACACCAGCAACAGGCGGCGGTTTATTTGGAGGTGCCTCAACAACACCAGCAACAGGTGGTGGTTTATTTGGAGGTGCCTCAACAACACCAGCAacaggtggtggtggtttattTGGAGGTAGTAGCACTACAGCACCAGCAacaggtggtggtggtttattTGGTGGTTCTACAACAACTGCACCAGCAACTACTGGAGGATTATTTGGAGGTAGTAGCACTACAgcaccatcaacaacaactggTGGATTATTCGGAGGTTCTTCAACAACTACACcatcaataacaacaacaggaGGATTATTTGGAGGTGCTTCAACAACTgcaccatcaacaacaacaggtGGATTATTTGGAGCAACTACACCAGCAactacagcaacaacaacaacaggtGGATTATTTGGCGGATCTACAACCACACCATCATTAACAAGTGGTGGAGGTTTATTTGGAGCAACTACACCAGCagctacaacaacaacaacatcctCAGCTATACCATCATTAACTAGCGGCGGAGGTTTATTTGGTGGATCTACAACTACACCATCATTAACTAGTGGTGGATTATTTGGAGCAACTACACCAGCagctacaacaactacatcTACAACTACACCATCATTAACTAGTGGTGGATTATTTGGAGCAACCACACCATCAACTACAGGAGGATTATTTGGagcatcaacaacaacaacaacaacaccatcaactACATCTACAACAACTCCATCAACAACTACAGGCGGATTATTCGGTGCAAC comes from Dictyostelium discoideum AX4 chromosome 2 chromosome, whole genome shotgun sequence and encodes:
- the cofF gene encoding hypothetical protein, which encodes MESRIIEIDPNCVNEFEKLKKKYKIESIFLKLNDNFNLLYVEKTLSKISQDDFLESIPVDQPRLIIYKKYSNNKIIFIRWIPEIVQDTIEYSYSNASTAILELLIGINEYMEVKDLIQLSNL
- the dolpp1 gene encoding dolichyldiphosphatase 1 codes for the protein MEQEVYTALTFVELTTVHYQHDDPFGLFNAYVTLIPIAIAIGVITLILFRRDVRTISIFLGLLFSECTNYVLKKSIKEHRPTMWKELRKQSYGMPSSHSQFMFFFAVLMTLFYLKKRIRFGSKILPIISVTFLFFLAAGVAYSRVHLYYHTAKQVFCGSFIGICLGFIWYGVIEYIFRPYLFPIIINHPIGKYFYLRDSSEIEDLLNFEYTNVMNKVKTINKTKPIKTK